The Clostridium sporogenes genome contains a region encoding:
- the trxA gene encoding thioredoxin, whose translation MVKEINENVFGEEVLNSEVPVVVDFWATWCGPCKMLAPVVEEISQELGQKVKFVKVNVDENPVISTQYKIASIPTLMTFKAGKAVETLVGFRPKEAIKSAVEKHI comes from the coding sequence ATGGTTAAAGAAATAAACGAAAACGTATTTGGTGAAGAAGTATTAAATTCAGAGGTTCCTGTAGTAGTAGATTTTTGGGCAACATGGTGCGGACCTTGTAAAATGCTTGCCCCTGTAGTGGAAGAAATATCTCAAGAATTAGGACAAAAAGTAAAATTTGTTAAAGTTAATGTAGATGAAAATCCAGTTATATCAACACAATATAAAATAGCTAGTATACCAACACTTATGACATTTAAAGCAGGTAAAGCAGTAGAAACATTAGTTGGATTTAGACCAAAAGAAGCTATAAAATCAGCAGTAGAAAAGCATATTTAA
- the iadA gene encoding beta-aspartyl-peptidase produces the protein MITIIKNGYVYSPKFLGKKDILIVSSNIEGVYDSLDIPKEFAEIKVIDANENIVIPGFIDSHVHLIGGGGEGGFSTRTPEIQLSHIISSGITTVVGCLGTDGICRSMEALLAKAKGLEEEGITTYIYTGSYSIPVNNITGCSKSDIMLIDKVIGVGEIALSDHRSSQPSYEDFVKICAEGRVGGLLANKPGIIHVHIGSGKRGIDYLFKVIKDTEIPASQIIPTHMGRNEDLFNQGIQYMKKGGVIDLTTSSDPNFLEEGEIKASSGFKRILDSGLDPERVHFSSDGQGSLPIFNKKREYVGLGIGSVQSLYREFKDCVIKEKIEIEDSLKVVTSNVADHLMLNNKGYIEKEKDADIVILDKENLDILHVICKGKHLVKDGKVLKKGTFEG, from the coding sequence ATGATAACAATTATAAAAAATGGATATGTATATTCTCCTAAGTTTTTAGGGAAAAAAGATATTTTAATAGTTTCTAGTAATATAGAAGGGGTATATGATAGCTTAGATATACCAAAGGAATTTGCTGAAATAAAGGTTATAGATGCCAATGAAAATATAGTTATACCAGGATTTATAGATTCCCATGTTCATTTAATAGGTGGTGGTGGTGAAGGTGGATTTAGTACTAGAACACCTGAAATACAATTGTCACATATAATAAGTTCTGGTATAACTACTGTAGTAGGTTGCTTAGGAACAGATGGTATATGTAGAAGTATGGAAGCATTACTAGCTAAAGCTAAAGGGCTAGAAGAAGAGGGCATAACCACATACATATACACTGGATCATATAGTATACCAGTTAATAATATTACAGGTTGCTCAAAGTCTGATATTATGCTAATAGATAAAGTTATAGGTGTAGGAGAAATAGCTTTGTCAGATCATAGATCTTCTCAACCTAGTTATGAGGATTTTGTAAAAATTTGTGCAGAGGGAAGAGTAGGTGGTTTATTAGCTAATAAGCCTGGAATTATTCACGTTCACATTGGTAGTGGCAAAAGAGGAATAGATTATTTGTTTAAAGTAATAAAAGATACAGAAATACCTGCCTCTCAAATTATACCCACTCATATGGGGAGAAATGAAGATTTATTTAATCAGGGAATACAATATATGAAAAAAGGAGGAGTTATTGATTTGACAACAAGCTCTGATCCTAATTTTTTAGAAGAAGGAGAAATAAAAGCTAGTTCAGGATTTAAAAGAATATTAGATAGTGGTTTAGATCCAGAAAGAGTTCATTTTTCTTCAGATGGACAGGGGAGTTTGCCTATATTTAACAAAAAAAGAGAGTATGTAGGTTTAGGTATAGGTTCAGTACAATCATTATATAGAGAATTTAAAGATTGTGTTATAAAAGAAAAAATAGAAATAGAAGATTCATTAAAAGTAGTTACATCAAATGTAGCAGATCATTTGATGCTAAATAATAAGGGATATATAGAAAAAGAAAAAGATGCAGATATAGTAATATTAGATAAGGAAAATTTAGATATATTACATGTTATTTGCAAAGGTAAGCACTTAGTTAAAGATGGTAAAGTGTTAAAGAAAGGTACATTTGAAGGATAA
- a CDS encoding tetratricopeptide repeat protein, with protein sequence MNNEAKSRKIYAKALDNFNNGNIDKALDLCEKSISMDLKNNSAINLKGLLYYLKGDLISCKNLWKMNYHTNKDAVSYKYLQDAKLDEQFLKKYANSITLIKNNDIEGAKDLLKQCEKTDFNRINVCNNLAMCYIKLGKYNDALEYYQKALSIDKNNDISINIKKELYKKGLIKKYKGKKVLIAILVISIVSSASIYSFNKFNTPKNIGEIKNNKITSKENKNNSNIPKKEEVKKTETKKQEIRKEEKIDIQNLNNYIEKKNYIQLYNIYSNYKNKNLDVNSKSVLVKAEKLLKEEGIEYFYNTAMANANNKKYKESNDFLLKAYSLGNVNYLYPHIIYLLATNYEALNNISEAIRYYEIYVNSFVKSDYGDLALYKVATLNEKIDDVKSKNYAKKLSQIYPQSIYNNSNIKRIINNN encoded by the coding sequence ATGAATAATGAAGCTAAATCTAGAAAAATATATGCTAAGGCTTTAGACAATTTTAATAATGGAAATATAGATAAGGCTCTAGATTTGTGTGAAAAAAGTATATCAATGGATTTAAAAAATAATTCTGCCATAAATCTGAAGGGATTATTGTATTATTTAAAAGGTGATTTAATAAGTTGTAAAAATTTATGGAAAATGAATTATCATACAAATAAAGATGCGGTATCTTATAAATATTTACAAGATGCCAAATTAGATGAACAATTTTTAAAAAAATATGCAAATTCTATTACATTAATTAAAAATAATGATATAGAAGGAGCTAAGGATTTATTAAAGCAATGTGAAAAAACGGATTTTAATCGTATAAATGTATGTAATAATTTAGCTATGTGTTATATTAAATTAGGTAAATATAATGATGCTTTAGAATATTATCAAAAGGCTTTATCTATAGATAAGAATAATGATATATCTATAAATATAAAAAAGGAATTATATAAAAAGGGGCTAATAAAAAAGTATAAAGGTAAAAAAGTATTAATAGCAATATTAGTTATTAGCATTGTATCTTCCGCTTCTATATATTCATTTAATAAATTTAATACACCTAAAAATATTGGTGAAATAAAAAACAATAAAATAACATCAAAAGAAAATAAAAACAATTCCAACATACCTAAAAAAGAAGAAGTAAAAAAAACAGAGACAAAAAAACAAGAGATAAGAAAGGAAGAAAAAATAGATATACAAAATTTAAATAATTATATAGAAAAGAAAAATTATATTCAATTATATAATATATATTCAAATTATAAAAATAAAAATTTGGATGTTAATAGCAAAAGTGTATTAGTAAAAGCAGAAAAACTGTTAAAAGAAGAAGGTATAGAATATTTTTATAATACTGCTATGGCAAATGCTAATAATAAAAAATATAAAGAAAGTAATGATTTTCTCTTAAAAGCATATAGTTTAGGTAACGTGAATTATTTATACCCACATATAATATATTTATTAGCTACAAATTATGAAGCATTAAATAATATAAGTGAAGCTATAAGATATTATGAAATATATGTTAATAGTTTTGTGAAAAGTGATTATGGAGACTTGGCATTATACAAAGTTGCAACATTAAATGAAAAAATAGATGATGTTAAATCTAAGAATTATGCTAAAAAGTTATCACAAATATACCCTCAGTCCATATACAATAATTCTAATATAAAGAGAATTATAAATAACAATTAA
- a CDS encoding DUF4652 domain-containing protein, with amino-acid sequence MLKNKKIGLILITLIIFSFSIGCTKENKSSVENTKQEEQKVESNNNNDKEEKDKKDNTETKSEEKKNEKEGSEKTKFSKIEKEEIVDKKFQGENNTEWKESEQKKYSAIVEGKGDNGEEEGIGKIYLKQNNTNKLWLLKINEIKDQKSPKFLYWVDNENLLVIIGHGYGTVSKGGNLYCINVKNDTITPVYEAKDDKHEVISVEKVKDNSGETSLILTLNVYEDDNFIKSHKEKITIANDKVKEFIK; translated from the coding sequence ATGTTAAAAAATAAGAAGATAGGACTAATACTAATCACCCTAATAATTTTTAGTTTTTCAATAGGATGTACTAAGGAAAATAAATCCTCGGTTGAAAATACTAAACAAGAAGAACAAAAGGTAGAATCTAATAATAATAATGATAAAGAAGAAAAAGATAAGAAGGATAATACTGAAACTAAAAGTGAAGAAAAGAAGAATGAAAAAGAGGGTTCAGAAAAAACAAAGTTTTCTAAAATAGAAAAAGAAGAGATAGTAGATAAAAAATTTCAAGGGGAAAATAATACTGAATGGAAAGAAAGTGAGCAAAAAAAATACTCAGCTATTGTAGAGGGTAAAGGGGATAATGGAGAAGAAGAAGGCATAGGTAAAATCTATTTAAAACAAAACAATACTAATAAATTATGGTTGTTAAAAATCAATGAAATAAAGGATCAAAAAAGTCCTAAATTTTTATATTGGGTAGATAATGAAAATTTATTAGTTATTATTGGTCACGGTTATGGAACAGTTTCTAAAGGTGGAAATTTATATTGTATAAATGTAAAGAATGATACTATTACTCCAGTATATGAAGCAAAAGATGATAAACATGAAGTAATATCTGTGGAAAAGGTAAAGGATAATTCAGGAGAAACAAGCTTGATATTAACATTAAATGTATATGAAGATGATAATTTTATTAAATCGCATAAAGAAAAAATTACTATTGCTAATGATAAAGTAAAAGAATTTATTAAATAA
- the ptsP gene encoding phosphoenolpyruvate--protein phosphotransferase: MMKKGIAASKGYAIGKIFIKEDINIEVVEKSIDDIEKEKERFKSALSNTREQLERIKEKAQKEVGAEKAAVFDSHIMLLDDPEFAGAVEMNIESNKVNSEKALQEVIDMYSSIFASMEDEYMRERGADIKDVGKRIMLNLMEKSANSMDDLDKDTIIVAQDLTPSDTAQLDKDKVIAFLTNIGGRTSHSAIMARTLEIPAIVGMQDITESVKNNDVAIVDGIKGIVIINPDKETIEKYEKSKESFLKEKEELKKLINVETVTKAGKRVEVCGNIGKPQDVHQVLENGGEGVGLFRTEFLYMDRDNMPSEDEQFESYKYAVEKMEGKPVVIRTLDIGGDKKLPYLEMPEEMNPFLGYRAIRLCLDRKELFKVQLRALLRASAFGNLKIMFPMISSLSEFKGAKELLKECMSELKAEGKEFNENLETGIMVEIPAAAICADELAKHVDFFSIGTNDLIQYTLAADRMNEKISYLYDPMHPAVLRLIKMTIDAAHKEGKWCGMCGEMAGDENAIATLVEYGLDEYSMSASSILTAKKIIMNS, from the coding sequence ATGATGAAAAAAGGTATAGCTGCTTCAAAGGGATATGCTATAGGAAAGATTTTTATTAAGGAAGACATAAATATAGAAGTTGTAGAAAAGAGTATAGATGATATAGAGAAAGAAAAAGAAAGATTTAAAAGTGCCTTAAGCAATACCAGAGAACAACTTGAAAGAATAAAGGAGAAGGCACAAAAGGAAGTAGGAGCGGAGAAAGCAGCAGTTTTTGATAGTCATATTATGTTATTAGATGATCCAGAATTTGCTGGAGCTGTAGAAATGAATATAGAATCTAATAAAGTTAATTCAGAGAAAGCACTTCAAGAAGTAATTGATATGTATAGTTCTATATTTGCTTCTATGGAAGACGAATACATGAGAGAAAGAGGAGCGGACATAAAGGATGTAGGTAAGAGAATAATGTTAAATCTTATGGAGAAATCAGCAAACAGTATGGACGATTTAGATAAAGATACCATAATAGTAGCTCAAGATTTAACTCCGTCTGATACTGCTCAATTAGATAAAGACAAAGTAATAGCTTTTTTAACTAATATAGGTGGAAGGACTTCTCATAGTGCTATAATGGCTAGAACATTAGAAATACCAGCTATAGTTGGTATGCAAGATATAACTGAATCTGTTAAAAATAATGATGTAGCAATAGTTGATGGAATTAAAGGTATAGTAATAATAAATCCAGATAAAGAAACTATAGAAAAGTATGAAAAAAGTAAAGAATCTTTCTTAAAAGAAAAAGAAGAACTAAAGAAGCTTATAAATGTTGAAACAGTTACTAAAGCAGGAAAAAGAGTAGAAGTTTGTGGAAATATAGGAAAGCCTCAAGATGTTCATCAAGTATTAGAAAATGGTGGAGAAGGTGTAGGCCTTTTTAGAACAGAATTTTTATATATGGATAGAGATAATATGCCATCAGAAGATGAACAATTTGAATCTTATAAATATGCAGTAGAAAAAATGGAAGGAAAACCTGTAGTTATAAGAACTCTAGATATAGGAGGAGATAAAAAACTTCCATATTTAGAAATGCCAGAAGAGATGAATCCTTTTCTAGGATATAGAGCTATAAGATTATGTCTTGATAGAAAAGAACTATTTAAAGTTCAATTAAGAGCATTACTTAGAGCATCAGCTTTTGGAAATTTAAAAATAATGTTTCCAATGATATCATCTTTATCTGAATTTAAAGGTGCTAAAGAATTACTAAAAGAATGTATGAGTGAGTTAAAAGCAGAGGGAAAAGAATTTAATGAAAATTTAGAAACAGGTATAATGGTAGAAATACCCGCAGCTGCTATATGTGCAGATGAACTTGCTAAACATGTAGATTTTTTTAGTATAGGTACTAATGATTTAATACAATATACATTAGCTGCAGATAGAATGAATGAAAAAATATCATATCTTTATGATCCAATGCATCCAGCAGTATTAAGATTAATAAAGATGACTATAGATGCAGCACACAAAGAAGGAAAATGGTGTGGAATGTGTGGAGAAATGGCTGGAGATGAAAATGCTATAGCAACTCTTGTGGAATATGGATTAGATGAGTATTCTATGAGTGCATCTTCTATATTAACAGCAAAAAAAATAATTATGAATTCTTAA
- a CDS encoding sigma 54-interacting transcriptional regulator — protein MYKNNIVVPINNGIHTRIAAMIVHKATEIKNKYGLDLYIKRMDSREPLAISMLALISLKIKKHEIIEISCNSTSSKAESAVLELCDFINYDISKENSTSKLDDIIEENTIAYDQIFTNIPIGILVIDKNSKITMANDYSLKIIGYSLKDILGKNIKDIIPSSELPDIIKNKCYHKGKTQYMDNRILITNRSPIYFNDKILGAISVFQDISELVGIKELNEKFKKILEASHDLICFVDESGKIIYVNPSYKKHFSINSKDIIGKDIKESSPNSLIMEVFNTKKPKENVIYNKDNINIISTIEPIFIDNEFKGVISISKTVDELRDLTLKLTESEEKLMYYKNELTRHLPLSSSFKSIIGWNSSLKDCLSIAEKASKSTSTVLVRGESGTGKEIIANAIHDNSSRKNKPFVRVNCAAIPENLLESELFGFEKGAFTGAIKKKPGKFNIADGGTIFLDEIGDLPISMQVKLLRVLQEKEFESVGGIKTQKVDVRIIAATNRNLEDMIKDNTFREDLYYRLNVLNISLPPLRHRKQDINLLVEHFINKINPKLNKNIAGINKGALLKLQQYDWPGNIRELENIVERAMNMCDKSIITVKDLPFYISNNSFDDSYNFTINEDNLKTLEEYEKEIITLAMKKYKSFNKAGKALGITHRTVSLKCKKYNINPEIYK, from the coding sequence ATGTATAAAAACAATATAGTAGTTCCTATTAATAATGGCATACATACAAGAATAGCTGCTATGATAGTTCATAAAGCTACTGAAATAAAAAACAAATATGGCCTAGACCTCTATATAAAACGAATGGATTCTAGAGAACCTTTAGCTATTAGTATGTTAGCTTTGATTTCTTTAAAAATAAAGAAACATGAAATAATAGAAATATCTTGTAATAGTACTTCTTCTAAAGCTGAAAGTGCAGTTTTAGAATTATGTGATTTTATTAACTATGATATATCAAAGGAAAATTCTACATCAAAACTAGATGATATTATAGAAGAAAACACTATAGCCTATGATCAAATATTTACTAATATTCCTATAGGCATATTAGTAATAGATAAAAATAGTAAAATTACTATGGCTAATGACTATTCCTTAAAAATTATAGGTTATTCTTTAAAAGATATATTAGGTAAAAATATCAAGGATATAATACCAAGTTCTGAGTTACCTGATATAATTAAAAATAAATGCTATCATAAAGGTAAGACCCAATACATGGATAATAGAATATTGATAACTAATAGATCTCCTATATATTTTAACGATAAAATTTTAGGTGCTATAAGTGTATTCCAAGATATTTCTGAACTTGTAGGCATAAAAGAGCTAAACGAAAAATTCAAAAAAATATTAGAAGCTTCCCATGACTTAATTTGTTTTGTAGATGAGAGCGGTAAAATAATATATGTTAATCCATCTTACAAAAAACATTTTTCTATAAATTCTAAAGATATTATTGGAAAAGATATAAAAGAATCCTCTCCAAACAGTCTTATAATGGAAGTATTTAATACTAAAAAACCAAAGGAAAATGTAATCTATAATAAAGATAATATAAATATTATATCTACTATAGAACCTATTTTTATTGATAATGAATTTAAAGGTGTAATCTCTATATCGAAAACTGTAGATGAGTTAAGGGATCTAACATTAAAACTAACAGAATCTGAAGAGAAACTTATGTACTATAAAAATGAATTAACCAGACATTTACCCTTAAGTTCTTCCTTTAAATCTATAATAGGATGGAACAGTTCTCTAAAAGATTGTTTATCTATAGCAGAAAAAGCTTCTAAATCAACTTCTACTGTTCTTGTTAGAGGTGAAAGTGGTACCGGCAAAGAAATCATAGCAAATGCTATACATGATAATAGTTCTAGAAAAAATAAACCTTTTGTTAGAGTAAACTGCGCAGCCATACCAGAAAATCTTTTAGAAAGTGAACTTTTTGGTTTTGAAAAGGGAGCCTTTACAGGGGCTATAAAAAAGAAACCTGGTAAATTTAATATTGCAGATGGAGGTACAATTTTTTTAGATGAGATAGGTGATTTACCTATTTCTATGCAAGTAAAACTATTAAGAGTTCTCCAAGAAAAAGAGTTTGAAAGTGTTGGCGGAATTAAAACTCAAAAGGTAGATGTTAGAATAATTGCTGCTACTAATAGAAATTTAGAAGATATGATTAAAGATAATACCTTCAGAGAAGATCTTTATTACAGATTAAATGTTTTAAATATATCTTTGCCACCTCTTCGTCATAGAAAGCAAGATATAAATCTTTTGGTAGAACACTTTATAAATAAAATTAATCCTAAACTTAATAAAAACATAGCAGGTATAAATAAAGGAGCTCTTTTAAAACTACAACAATATGATTGGCCTGGAAATATCCGTGAATTAGAAAACATTGTCGAAAGGGCTATGAATATGTGTGATAAATCCATAATAACTGTTAAAGATTTACCCTTTTATATATCTAATAACTCTTTTGACGATAGCTATAACTTTACTATAAATGAAGACAACTTAAAAACACTAGAAGAATATGAAAAAGAAATAATTACTTTAGCTATGAAAAAATATAAAAGTTTTAATAAGGCAGGTAAAGCCCTAGGTATAACTCACAGAACAGTGTCCCTAAAATGTAAAAAGTATAATATAAACCCAGAAATTTATAAATAG